A stretch of the Mycobacteroides immunogenum genome encodes the following:
- a CDS encoding alpha/beta fold hydrolase produces the protein MHGDHITDHGGRSGGPALVLVHGLMGRGSTWSRQLPWLREHGRVYTYDAPWHRGRDVLDVQPVSTERYVDALAGAVRSVGSPVVLIGHSMGGLHSWCLAAQHPELVSALVVEDMAPDFVGGTTGPWEPWLYSWPEVFTSVGEFTTRFGDVAGRYFREAFDRTEDGWRLHGPIDKWISTAAEWGVRDFWGQWRAVRCPALLLEADDTVTPAGQMQKMAEIGRRTTYFKINGSGHLMHDDSPDLYRGAVCDFLVATGVPRPPVVA, from the coding sequence ATGCACGGCGACCACATCACCGATCACGGCGGGCGTTCCGGGGGCCCCGCGCTGGTGCTGGTGCACGGGCTCATGGGCCGGGGCAGTACCTGGTCGCGGCAGTTGCCGTGGCTGCGCGAGCACGGCCGGGTCTATACCTATGACGCACCGTGGCATCGGGGCCGCGATGTTCTTGACGTACAACCCGTTTCGACGGAGCGCTACGTGGACGCGCTGGCCGGCGCGGTGCGGTCGGTGGGCTCTCCCGTGGTGCTCATCGGGCACTCGATGGGTGGGCTGCATTCCTGGTGCCTGGCCGCGCAGCACCCGGAGCTGGTGTCTGCCCTGGTCGTGGAGGATATGGCGCCCGATTTCGTCGGTGGCACGACGGGTCCGTGGGAACCCTGGCTGTATTCATGGCCAGAGGTGTTCACCTCGGTCGGCGAATTCACCACGCGATTCGGCGACGTCGCCGGCCGATACTTCCGGGAGGCATTCGACCGCACCGAGGACGGCTGGCGACTGCACGGACCCATCGACAAATGGATATCGACGGCAGCCGAATGGGGCGTCCGCGACTTTTGGGGTCAGTGGCGGGCGGTCCGCTGTCCGGCGCTGTTGCTGGAAGCGGACGACACGGTGACGCCGGCGGGCCAGATGCAGAAGATGGCCGAAATAGGGCGGCGAACAACGTATTTCAAGATCAATGGGTCGGGGCATTTGATGCATGACGATTCACCGGACCTTTACCGCGGCGCCGTCTGCGACTTCCTCGTGGCGACGGGTGTGCCGCGGCCGCCGGTCGTAGCCTGA
- the disA gene encoding DNA integrity scanning diadenylate cyclase DisA, whose product MDNAEANARMRETLARLAPGTPLRDGLERILRGRTGALIVLGYDDKVESICDGGFSLDVAFAPTRLRELSKMDGAVVLSTDGSRIVRANVQLVPDPSIPTDESGTRHRSAERTAIQTDYPVVSVSHSMNIVSVYTAGIRHVVMDSATVMSRVNQAVSTLERYKTRLDEVTSSLATAEIEDFVTLRDVMTVAQRLELVRRISQDIELDVIELGTDGRQLKLQIGELVGDNDTERELLVRDYHANPEPPTQAQIASTLEDLDALSDTDLLDLTVLSRTFGYPSTVEAQDTAMSSRGYRAMTHIPRLQFAHIDRLVRAFGSLQGLLAASATDLQSVEGIGAMWARHIREGLSRLAESTLTEQTG is encoded by the coding sequence ATGGACAACGCGGAAGCCAACGCAAGAATGCGGGAAACGCTGGCCCGATTGGCGCCTGGCACACCCCTGCGCGACGGCCTGGAGCGCATTCTTCGTGGTCGCACCGGGGCACTGATCGTCCTCGGCTACGACGACAAGGTCGAGAGCATCTGCGACGGCGGCTTCTCCCTCGATGTCGCATTCGCCCCCACACGGCTTCGCGAGCTCTCCAAGATGGACGGCGCCGTGGTGCTGTCCACGGACGGCTCCCGCATTGTGCGCGCCAACGTGCAACTGGTGCCGGACCCGTCCATTCCGACGGATGAGTCCGGCACCCGGCACCGCTCCGCGGAGCGCACCGCCATTCAAACCGATTATCCCGTTGTGTCGGTTAGCCATTCAATGAACATCGTGAGCGTGTACACCGCCGGAATCCGGCACGTTGTCATGGATTCGGCCACCGTCATGTCCAGGGTGAACCAGGCGGTGTCCACCCTGGAGCGCTACAAGACCCGACTCGACGAGGTGACGTCGTCACTGGCCACCGCCGAGATCGAGGACTTCGTGACGCTGCGGGACGTCATGACGGTGGCACAGCGTCTGGAGCTGGTGCGACGGATCAGCCAGGACATCGAGCTCGATGTCATCGAACTCGGCACCGACGGACGCCAGCTCAAGCTGCAGATCGGCGAGCTGGTCGGCGATAACGACACCGAGCGCGAGCTACTGGTCAGGGACTATCACGCGAACCCCGAACCACCGACGCAGGCACAGATCGCCTCGACGTTGGAGGATCTGGACGCGCTCTCGGACACCGATCTGCTGGACCTCACGGTGCTCTCCCGTACGTTCGGATACCCGTCCACCGTCGAGGCCCAGGACACCGCGATGAGTTCCCGGGGCTACCGGGCCATGACACACATTCCCCGGCTTCAGTTCGCGCACATCGACAGACTGGTCCGCGCATTCGGCTCCCTGCAGGGGCTACTGGCCGCCAGCGCGACGGACCTGCAGTCGGTGGAAGGAATCGGCGCGATGTGGGCCCGCCATATCCGGGAGGGCCTGTCGCGGCTGGCCGAATCGACGCTTACCGAGCAGACCGGCTAG
- the mhuD gene encoding mycobilin-forming heme oxygenase MhuD, producing MSVVKINAIEIPEGAGPELEKRFAHRAGAVENQPGFLGFQLLRPVKGEDRYFVVTQWESEEAFQAWATGPAVEAHAGQQTKPVATGAHLLEFEVVLDVTGAAAKA from the coding sequence ATGTCCGTGGTGAAGATCAACGCAATCGAGATCCCCGAAGGTGCAGGTCCGGAGCTGGAGAAGCGGTTCGCTCACCGGGCCGGAGCCGTGGAGAACCAGCCCGGGTTCCTGGGCTTTCAGCTACTTCGTCCCGTGAAGGGCGAGGACCGATACTTCGTGGTCACCCAGTGGGAGTCCGAGGAGGCCTTCCAGGCCTGGGCCACCGGCCCGGCGGTCGAAGCACATGCCGGTCAGCAGACCAAACCCGTGGCTACTGGCGCTCACCTGTTGGAGTTCGAGGTTGTGCTCGACGTGACCGGGGCCGCCGCCAAGGCGTGA
- a CDS encoding PaaI family thioesterase: MSTWTLPEGLEPVSRGPEAPASGAELNPGWPRRFSYPGADEDLWGTRFYAGDGASVTGQFEVLPELEGGPGVIHGGVMAAIFDELQGILGIVTQLVAVTAHLEIDYRKPIPVGATVDLTATVEGRIGRKLYTTASARIDGQLVAGSQGIFVVIDPDAHYGEGASRTLGISP; the protein is encoded by the coding sequence ATGTCGACGTGGACGTTGCCTGAGGGGCTTGAGCCGGTTAGCCGCGGCCCGGAAGCTCCCGCTTCGGGCGCCGAACTGAACCCGGGCTGGCCTCGCAGATTCAGTTATCCGGGTGCCGACGAGGACCTGTGGGGGACGCGGTTTTACGCCGGCGACGGCGCCAGTGTGACCGGCCAATTCGAGGTCCTGCCCGAACTTGAGGGCGGGCCCGGCGTCATCCACGGTGGTGTGATGGCTGCCATTTTCGACGAGCTACAGGGAATCTTGGGGATCGTCACACAATTGGTGGCTGTCACAGCGCATTTGGAGATCGACTATCGCAAGCCCATTCCCGTCGGCGCGACCGTGGACCTGACCGCCACCGTCGAGGGCCGGATCGGGCGCAAGCTCTACACCACGGCGAGTGCGCGGATCGATGGTCAATTGGTGGCCGGTTCGCAGGGCATCTTTGTGGTCATTGACCCGGACGCCCACTACGGCGAAGGTGCGTCACGAACGCTGGGCATCAGTCCGTAA
- a CDS encoding MmpS family transport accessory protein, with protein sequence MKRTLAAATAATAVAGLFFPATAQAAPPKVTYLVWAAGKTPAAGTISYGDYSGTPQAINDVTLPWSVTVAWPYKDAVKQVTAIWGSGHIYCRILVDGQTVLSNDGERTVNCQDRIVPLPPD encoded by the coding sequence GTGAAGCGAACGTTGGCGGCGGCAACTGCGGCGACCGCGGTCGCCGGTCTGTTCTTTCCCGCGACCGCGCAGGCCGCGCCGCCCAAGGTGACCTACCTGGTCTGGGCAGCGGGCAAGACCCCCGCAGCCGGCACCATCAGCTACGGGGACTACTCCGGGACACCGCAGGCCATCAACGACGTCACGTTGCCCTGGTCGGTGACGGTGGCCTGGCCCTACAAGGACGCCGTCAAGCAGGTGACGGCCATCTGGGGTTCCGGCCATATCTACTGCCGGATTCTGGTGGACGGACAGACCGTGCTGTCCAACGACGGCGAAAGAACCGTGAACTGTCAGGACCGGATCGTCCCGCTGCCACCCGACTAA
- a CDS encoding MmpS family transport accessory protein yields the protein MKRLFTCVAAVAMLGALLSAPIAHAVPRTVTYRVWAEYGPLVAATLGYNDADGARRGAINPQLPWGKDITWTDDTKHPLINVTGYNTGDGPRIFCQILIDGQVVDEDDRVELATCSYATDGVPRQHCLRGNSGSKVGTRDQRDGDPCSRNP from the coding sequence ATGAAACGGCTCTTCACCTGCGTGGCGGCAGTCGCCATGCTCGGTGCGCTACTCAGCGCCCCGATCGCCCACGCGGTGCCCCGCACCGTGACGTATCGGGTGTGGGCGGAGTATGGCCCGCTGGTTGCGGCAACCCTCGGCTACAACGACGCCGACGGGGCACGCCGCGGCGCGATAAATCCTCAGCTGCCCTGGGGCAAGGACATCACGTGGACCGATGACACCAAACATCCGCTCATCAACGTGACCGGCTACAACACCGGAGACGGGCCGCGTATCTTCTGCCAGATCCTCATCGACGGGCAGGTGGTCGACGAGGACGATCGGGTGGAGCTGGCCACCTGCAGCTACGCCACCGATGGCGTGCCACGCCAGCACTGCTTGCGCGGCAACTCCGGCTCCAAGGTCGGCACCCGCGACCAACGGGACGGCGACCCGTGCAGCCGCAATCCGTGA
- a CDS encoding helix-turn-helix domain-containing protein has product MLRSVAALVLDQVAVFEFGVICEVFGLDRTRDGVPNFDFRVCGEEPGVPLRTTVGVSLIPEHGLDGLADADLVALPARPFTKGYPPEALEAVRAAWERGATVLTVCSGVFIAGAAGLLDGRRCTTHWMYTDELARRYPTATVDRDVLFVDDGDLITSAGTAAGIDACLHLVRRELGSEITNKIARRMVVPPQRTGGQRQFIPQPVPDVAADGFGGLFDWLIENIDQSHTVADLAARVHMSTRTFARKFADQTGVTPMRWIIDQRVLLARRLLEETDLDVDAVAARSGFGTAILLRHHFRRGVGITPTDYRKAFAVAAS; this is encoded by the coding sequence ATGTTGCGTTCGGTTGCCGCCCTGGTGCTGGACCAGGTCGCCGTGTTCGAGTTCGGGGTCATCTGCGAGGTCTTCGGGCTGGATCGTACTCGCGACGGTGTTCCCAACTTCGATTTCCGGGTATGCGGGGAGGAACCCGGCGTGCCCTTGCGGACCACGGTCGGTGTGTCGCTCATCCCCGAACACGGGCTTGACGGACTCGCTGATGCCGACCTGGTGGCACTTCCGGCGCGACCGTTCACCAAGGGTTACCCGCCCGAGGCGCTGGAGGCGGTACGGGCCGCGTGGGAGCGGGGTGCCACCGTGCTCACCGTCTGCTCGGGTGTCTTCATCGCGGGCGCGGCAGGGCTGCTGGATGGCCGTCGCTGCACCACGCACTGGATGTACACCGATGAGTTGGCCCGCCGGTACCCGACGGCGACGGTGGACCGGGACGTGTTGTTCGTTGACGACGGCGACCTGATCACCAGCGCCGGGACCGCCGCCGGAATCGACGCGTGCCTGCACCTGGTGCGCCGCGAACTCGGCAGCGAGATCACCAACAAGATCGCACGGCGCATGGTGGTGCCGCCTCAGCGCACCGGTGGTCAGCGTCAGTTCATCCCGCAACCGGTTCCCGATGTCGCCGCCGACGGCTTTGGTGGCCTCTTCGACTGGCTGATCGAAAACATCGATCAGAGTCACACGGTGGCCGACCTTGCCGCACGCGTTCACATGTCGACTCGTACCTTTGCGCGCAAGTTCGCCGATCAGACCGGCGTGACGCCGATGCGTTGGATCATCGATCAACGGGTGCTGCTGGCCCGGCGCCTCCTGGAGGAGACGGACCTGGATGTCGATGCCGTCGCGGCCCGTAGCGGATTCGGCACTGCCATCCTGCTGCGCCACCACTTCCGCCGTGGCGTGGGCATCACACCCACCGATTACCGCAAGGCCTTCGCGGTCGCGGCGAGCTAG
- the radA gene encoding DNA repair protein RadA: MAKPRAQYRCSECQHTTAKWVGRCPDCGTWGSVSETAVLSSIGGLGAVRAVAPASAAVPITSIATDTTRHQPTGVSELDRVLGGGVIRGSVNLLAGEPGVGKSTLLLKVVHQWALSGGRALYISGEESAAQVRLRAERTGCVHDEVYLASESDLHSVLGHIEAVKPTLTIIDSVQTMSTTDADGVTGGVTQVRAVTTALTMAAKSSGVAMVLVGHVTKDGAIAGPRSLEHLVDVVLHFEGDKHSALRMVRGIKNRFGAADEVGCFQLRDKGIDCVSDPSGLFLEHREKAAAGTAVTVTLDGKRPLLGEVQSLVTTSTNPSPRRAVSGLDHARSAMVTAVLERHGRLPLGNNDIYMATVGGMRMTDPSADLAILMAVASAYTDIALPANMVFIGEVGLAGDIRRTAAVGKRIAEAARLGYTHAVIPPEGDDLHPAGMHLLRCPTVGRALEVLSEARKIEPEKRPNLRLAQKFTD; the protein is encoded by the coding sequence GTGGCCAAACCCCGCGCGCAATACCGCTGTTCGGAATGCCAGCACACCACCGCCAAATGGGTGGGCCGCTGCCCCGACTGCGGCACCTGGGGCAGCGTGAGCGAAACCGCGGTGCTGTCCTCCATCGGGGGACTCGGCGCGGTTCGCGCGGTCGCACCGGCCTCGGCGGCGGTACCGATCACCAGCATCGCCACCGACACCACCCGGCACCAACCCACCGGTGTTTCCGAGCTCGACAGGGTGCTCGGCGGCGGCGTCATCCGCGGCTCGGTCAACTTGCTCGCCGGCGAGCCGGGGGTCGGTAAATCGACCCTGCTGTTGAAGGTGGTCCACCAATGGGCACTCTCCGGCGGCCGCGCCCTCTACATCAGCGGTGAGGAATCCGCGGCCCAGGTGCGGCTGCGGGCCGAACGCACCGGCTGCGTTCACGACGAGGTATACCTCGCCTCGGAGTCGGACCTGCATAGCGTGCTCGGGCACATCGAGGCCGTCAAACCCACACTGACGATCATCGATTCGGTCCAAACCATGTCCACAACCGACGCCGACGGAGTCACCGGCGGCGTGACACAGGTCCGTGCGGTGACGACGGCGCTGACCATGGCGGCCAAATCGTCCGGGGTGGCGATGGTGCTGGTCGGCCATGTCACCAAGGACGGCGCGATCGCCGGGCCACGCTCGCTGGAGCATCTCGTCGATGTGGTGCTGCATTTCGAAGGCGACAAACACTCGGCATTGCGGATGGTGCGCGGCATCAAGAACCGGTTCGGGGCGGCAGACGAAGTTGGATGTTTTCAGTTGCGCGACAAAGGAATCGATTGCGTTTCCGACCCCTCGGGATTGTTCCTCGAACATCGCGAGAAGGCGGCGGCCGGGACCGCGGTGACCGTCACGCTCGACGGTAAGCGGCCGCTGCTCGGCGAGGTGCAATCACTTGTCACCACCTCCACCAACCCGTCGCCACGGCGAGCGGTGAGCGGCCTGGATCACGCGCGCTCGGCAATGGTCACCGCCGTGCTTGAGCGGCACGGGCGACTTCCCTTGGGCAACAATGATATTTACATGGCGACGGTGGGCGGTATGCGCATGACCGATCCATCCGCGGATTTGGCCATCCTGATGGCGGTGGCCTCGGCATACACGGACATAGCATTGCCGGCCAACATGGTGTTCATCGGCGAGGTGGGGCTGGCCGGCGATATCCGGCGCACCGCCGCCGTCGGCAAGCGCATCGCCGAGGCCGCCCGTCTCGGATACACCCATGCGGTGATTCCGCCCGAAGGTGACGATCTACATCCCGCCGGCATGCACCTGCTGCGCTGCCCGACGGTGGGCAGGGCGCTGGAAGTGCTCTCCGAAGCACGCAAGATCGAACCGGAAAAGCGCCCGAATTTGCGCCTGGCCCAGAAGTTTACGGACTGA
- a CDS encoding carbonic anhydrase — MTADPRSAWKALKEGNQRFVGGFPQHPSQSIARRAELANGQHPNVLLFGCSDSRVAAEIIFDQGLGDMFIVRTAGQVIDSAVLGSIEYAVAVLGVPLIAILGHDSCGAVGATVAALDTGEVPSGYIRDLVVRVMPSILGGRKDGLSRIDEFEARHVEETGTKLLQRSQVVADAVKANKLALVYLTYKLADGRVVLHGHVGDIGE; from the coding sequence ATGACAGCTGATCCGAGGTCCGCCTGGAAGGCACTCAAAGAGGGTAACCAGCGTTTTGTTGGTGGTTTTCCGCAGCATCCGAGCCAGAGCATTGCGCGGCGCGCGGAGTTGGCGAACGGTCAGCACCCCAATGTGTTGTTGTTCGGGTGTTCCGATAGCCGGGTGGCGGCGGAGATCATTTTTGATCAGGGCCTGGGGGATATGTTCATCGTGCGTACTGCCGGTCAGGTGATCGACTCGGCGGTGTTGGGCTCGATTGAGTATGCGGTGGCGGTGTTGGGTGTGCCGTTGATCGCGATCTTGGGCCATGACTCTTGTGGTGCGGTGGGGGCCACGGTGGCGGCGCTGGATACCGGTGAGGTGCCCAGTGGGTATATCCGGGATTTGGTGGTGCGGGTGATGCCGTCGATCTTGGGTGGGCGCAAGGATGGGTTGTCGCGGATCGATGAGTTCGAGGCTCGTCATGTTGAGGAAACCGGCACCAAGTTGTTGCAGCGTTCGCAGGTGGTGGCCGATGCTGTCAAGGCCAACAAGCTGGCCCTTGTGTATCTGACCTACAAACTGGCCGACGGCCGCGTTGTCCTACACGGCCACGTCGGCGATATCGGCGAGTAG
- a CDS encoding HhH-GPD family protein: protein MSWFDTAERDLPWRHPEATPWHILISEVMLQQTPVSRVEPVWRDWVARWPVPSAMAKTSVAEVLRAWGKLGYPRRAMRLHECATVLARDYDDRVPDDVETLLTLPGVGAYTARAIACFGYGQRVPVVDTNVRRVIARVVHGVADSAPSARDLRDAEALLPVENGARFSAALMELGALVCTARAPQCPICPLSSCTWREAGRPELDTPARPVQKYAGTDRQVRGRLLDVLRGSSIPVTRAQLDVVWLSDIAQRDRALDSLLVDGLVEQTADGRFALAGEGG from the coding sequence TTGAGCTGGTTCGATACCGCCGAACGGGATCTCCCCTGGCGCCACCCCGAGGCCACACCGTGGCACATCCTCATCAGCGAGGTGATGCTGCAGCAGACGCCGGTGTCCCGGGTCGAGCCGGTGTGGCGTGATTGGGTGGCACGCTGGCCGGTTCCGTCCGCGATGGCGAAAACCTCTGTGGCAGAAGTATTGCGGGCATGGGGCAAGCTCGGTTATCCGCGGCGTGCCATGCGTCTGCACGAGTGCGCGACGGTACTGGCGCGCGACTACGACGACCGGGTGCCGGACGACGTGGAAACCCTGCTGACGCTGCCCGGCGTCGGGGCGTACACGGCCCGCGCCATCGCCTGCTTCGGGTACGGACAGCGAGTCCCGGTGGTGGACACCAATGTCCGCCGCGTCATCGCACGCGTGGTGCACGGCGTCGCCGATTCGGCGCCGTCGGCACGGGACCTGCGCGACGCGGAGGCGCTGCTGCCGGTGGAGAACGGCGCCCGGTTCTCGGCGGCGCTCATGGAACTGGGTGCCCTGGTGTGCACTGCCCGCGCACCGCAGTGCCCGATATGTCCGTTGAGCTCCTGCACATGGCGCGAAGCGGGCCGTCCCGAGCTGGACACCCCGGCCCGGCCCGTCCAGAAGTACGCCGGCACCGATCGCCAGGTACGAGGGCGGCTACTGGATGTTCTGCGCGGCAGCAGCATTCCGGTGACAAGAGCCCAGCTCGACGTGGTGTGGCTCTCCGATATCGCGCAGCGTGACCGGGCGCTGGATTCGCTTCTGGTCGACGGGCTGGTGGAACAGACGGCGGACGGCCGGTTCGCGCTCGCCGGTGAGGGCGGCTAG
- a CDS encoding alkaline phosphatase family protein, whose product MSPLSRRRLLTSAAGAAAFSAAAALMPTNVQRVLAQPAPRTGSLKDVEHVVVLMMENRSFDHYFGTLSGVRGFDDPTAVTLSTGKSVFHQPDSRNPDGYLLPFHLDTSVNSVQKIPTTSHAWSVQHDSWNHGKMDNWMAAHRKPDGENYPYVMGYYERADIPFHFALAEAFTVCDNFHSSVMGPTWPNRMMWMTGTIDPDAAHGGPITWNTPVPGGYRWTTYAERLEAAGVSWRVYAEEDDFGGCNVLKLFSRFQQSGPGEPLYDKGIAPVSATRFEEDARAGTLPAVSWIVMTSTASEHPAYRPADGAAYVASKIDAIAANPEVWAKTVFILNYDENDGLFDHVVPPTPPPGTPGEWVKDLPIGGGFRVPAIVISPWSVGGWVASEPFDHTSVLRFLEEFTGVREPNISAWRRKTFGNMFSAFGFDGPTRSAPGLPDTAAVVAAADHTDTLPPPALPPAPQRAPVQEPGSRPRR is encoded by the coding sequence ATGAGTCCGCTATCCCGCCGTCGCCTTCTCACCTCGGCGGCGGGCGCCGCGGCATTCAGCGCGGCCGCCGCGCTCATGCCCACGAACGTCCAGCGCGTCCTGGCCCAGCCGGCACCCCGAACCGGCTCGCTCAAGGACGTCGAACACGTCGTCGTCCTCATGATGGAGAACCGGTCTTTTGACCACTACTTCGGCACCCTGTCCGGTGTCCGGGGCTTCGATGACCCGACCGCGGTCACTCTCTCGACCGGGAAGTCGGTCTTCCATCAGCCCGATTCGCGCAACCCCGACGGCTATCTGCTGCCCTTCCACCTGGACACCTCGGTGAACAGCGTGCAGAAGATCCCGACCACCAGCCATGCCTGGTCGGTGCAGCACGACTCGTGGAACCACGGGAAAATGGACAACTGGATGGCCGCACATCGCAAGCCCGACGGTGAGAACTACCCGTATGTGATGGGCTACTACGAGCGCGCGGACATCCCATTTCATTTCGCGCTCGCCGAGGCGTTCACGGTCTGCGACAACTTTCATTCTTCGGTGATGGGACCGACCTGGCCCAACCGGATGATGTGGATGACCGGCACCATCGATCCCGATGCCGCGCATGGCGGCCCCATCACCTGGAATACCCCGGTGCCCGGTGGGTATCGCTGGACCACCTACGCCGAGCGCCTGGAAGCGGCGGGGGTGAGTTGGCGGGTGTATGCCGAAGAAGACGATTTCGGCGGCTGCAACGTGCTCAAGCTCTTCAGTCGATTTCAGCAGAGTGGGCCGGGAGAGCCCTTGTATGACAAGGGAATAGCCCCGGTGAGTGCGACACGGTTCGAGGAGGACGCCCGGGCGGGAACACTGCCGGCGGTGTCCTGGATCGTGATGACCAGTACCGCCAGTGAGCATCCCGCGTATCGGCCTGCCGATGGCGCGGCCTACGTCGCCAGCAAGATCGACGCGATTGCCGCCAATCCCGAGGTGTGGGCCAAGACGGTGTTCATCCTGAATTACGACGAAAATGACGGGTTGTTCGATCATGTGGTGCCGCCGACCCCGCCGCCCGGTACCCCGGGCGAGTGGGTCAAGGATCTGCCGATTGGTGGCGGGTTCCGGGTGCCGGCCATTGTGATTTCGCCGTGGTCGGTCGGGGGCTGGGTGGCCAGCGAACCGTTCGACCACACCTCGGTGCTGCGCTTTCTTGAAGAGTTCACGGGTGTGCGTGAGCCGAACATCTCGGCATGGCGGCGCAAGACGTTCGGAAACATGTTCTCGGCCTTTGGTTTTGATGGCCCGACGCGGTCGGCGCCGGGGCTGCCCGATACCGCGGCGGTGGTCGCGGCGGCCGATCACACGGACACCTTGCCGCCGCCGGCGTTGCCGCCCGCGCCGCAGCGCGCCCCGGTGCAAGAGCCGGGATCGCGCCCGCGCCGCTAA
- a CDS encoding LCP family protein has translation MSRDTGRRQPKHALPKSNKRWSVSKTAAGRVIFALLACGSLVVTGAGWQVFYKAFSHVPTSGAEAEGGKSNDGSMNMLLIGLDSRKDQDGNDLPRAVLNQLHAGDSDAGGYNTNTLILVHVGADNKVTAFSIPRDDWVPAEGIPGYKHIKIKEAYGLTKANEADKLVNEGITDQATLEQQSREAGRRATLNAVHRLTGQPIDYFAEVNLVGFYDLASELGGITVCLNSAVYDSYSGANFPAGEQTLNASQALAFVRQRHGLENGDLDRTHRQQAFLISVMQQLRNAGTLTDITKLNGLMKVVHKDVVLSKGWTEKQFQRLGQIADGNVNFQTLPVVRYDNIDGADVNIVDPVAIRAKVAAAFKGEDAAPASAATTPTSTVDVVNATSTSGLASTISSALVSRGYTRGDVRDPLSGESTGTGIDYGVGADADAKAMSTMLGIETEPIADPTLAPGRIRVMLGTGYSAPSDVMSAEDSGTASSMSSSSSSGSYGDYAPPDSGKPVVSSSSGVPCVN, from the coding sequence ATGAGCCGCGACACGGGTCGTAGGCAGCCCAAGCACGCACTGCCCAAATCAAATAAGCGCTGGTCAGTCAGTAAAACTGCGGCGGGACGCGTCATCTTCGCGCTGCTGGCCTGCGGCAGTTTGGTGGTAACCGGAGCGGGCTGGCAGGTCTTCTACAAGGCGTTCAGCCACGTGCCCACCTCGGGTGCGGAGGCCGAAGGCGGCAAGTCGAACGACGGCTCCATGAACATGCTGTTGATCGGTCTGGACTCGCGGAAGGACCAGGACGGAAACGACCTGCCCCGGGCCGTCCTGAATCAGTTGCACGCCGGCGACTCAGATGCCGGCGGATACAACACCAACACCCTGATCCTGGTGCACGTCGGTGCCGACAACAAGGTCACTGCTTTCTCCATCCCCCGTGACGACTGGGTGCCCGCGGAAGGCATTCCGGGCTACAAGCACATCAAGATCAAGGAAGCCTACGGCCTGACCAAGGCGAATGAGGCGGACAAGCTCGTCAACGAGGGCATCACCGATCAGGCGACACTGGAGCAACAGAGCCGCGAGGCCGGTCGGCGCGCGACCCTGAACGCCGTGCACCGGCTGACCGGTCAGCCCATCGATTACTTCGCCGAGGTCAACCTGGTCGGTTTCTACGACCTGGCCTCCGAGCTGGGCGGCATCACCGTCTGCCTGAACAGTGCCGTCTATGACAGCTACTCGGGTGCCAATTTCCCCGCCGGAGAACAAACCCTCAACGCTTCACAGGCACTGGCCTTCGTGCGCCAACGCCACGGGCTGGAAAACGGCGACCTCGACCGCACGCACCGTCAGCAGGCGTTCCTGATCTCGGTGATGCAGCAGCTGCGCAATGCCGGCACGCTCACCGACATCACCAAACTGAACGGCTTGATGAAGGTCGTCCACAAGGATGTGGTGCTGTCAAAGGGCTGGACGGAGAAGCAATTCCAGCGCCTTGGGCAGATCGCTGACGGCAATGTGAACTTCCAGACGCTGCCCGTGGTGCGATACGACAACATCGACGGCGCGGACGTCAACATCGTGGACCCCGTCGCTATTCGCGCCAAGGTGGCTGCCGCCTTCAAGGGTGAGGATGCCGCGCCCGCATCCGCGGCGACGACACCCACCAGCACCGTCGATGTCGTGAATGCGACTTCGACATCCGGCCTGGCATCGACGATTTCGTCCGCACTGGTCAGCCGCGGTTACACCAGGGGCGACGTGCGGGATCCGCTCAGCGGCGAATCGACAGGCACCGGCATCGATTACGGCGTCGGTGCCGACGCCGATGCCAAGGCGATGTCCACCATGTTGGGCATCGAGACGGAACCCATCGCTGATCCGACGTTGGCGCCCGGACGAATTCGCGTCATGCTGGGCACCGGATACTCCGCACCCAGCGATGTCATGAGCGCCGAGGACAGCGGAACGGCAAGCTCGATGTCCAGTTCGTCGAGCTCGGGATCGTACGGAGACTACGCACCGCCGGACTCGGGTAAGCCGGTGGTCAGTAGCAGCAGCGGCGTGCCCTGTGTGAACTGA